A stretch of the Candidatus Thioglobus sp. genome encodes the following:
- the hemL gene encoding glutamate-1-semialdehyde 2,1-aminomutase, with the protein MSQSDILFEQAKKVIPGGVNSPVRAFNGVGGNPIFFTRGEGSYLFDADDKKYIDYVGSWGPMILGHANQEVVSAVKATLENGLGFGAPTEIETILATKVCELVPSIEMVRMVSSGTEATMSAIRLARGHTGRDTIIKFEGCYHGHSDSLLVKAGSGALTLGVPTSPGVPADFAKYTLTLEYNNLEQVRETLSEVGDKVACIIVEPVVGNMNCIPPVDGFLQGLREVCDEHGVILIFDEVMTGFRVALGGAQELYNVTPDLTTLGKVIGGGLPVGAFGGKYEIMSSIAPLGPVYQAGTLSGNPMSMSAGLAMLNVLSADKNFYQKLDAKVQMLTDGILAKAKEHNIGMIANSAGGMFGLFFTDSTSVTNFNEVSECDVEKFKKFYHLMLEEGIYMAPSAYEAGFISSSHSEQDIQDTIDAAGRAFAQL; encoded by the coding sequence ATGAGTCAATCAGATATCTTATTCGAACAAGCAAAAAAAGTTATACCGGGTGGGGTGAATTCTCCAGTTCGTGCCTTTAATGGTGTCGGTGGAAATCCAATATTTTTTACTCGAGGTGAAGGTTCTTATTTATTTGATGCAGATGATAAAAAATATATCGATTATGTGGGTTCATGGGGCCCCATGATTCTTGGTCATGCCAATCAAGAGGTAGTTTCTGCGGTTAAAGCGACTTTGGAAAATGGCCTAGGCTTTGGCGCTCCTACTGAAATTGAAACAATTTTAGCCACCAAGGTTTGTGAGCTGGTGCCTTCAATTGAAATGGTGCGTATGGTGAGCTCTGGAACTGAGGCAACCATGAGTGCTATCCGTTTGGCTCGTGGGCATACTGGCAGAGATACAATTATTAAGTTTGAGGGTTGTTATCACGGCCACTCTGATTCGTTGTTAGTTAAAGCCGGCTCAGGTGCTTTAACTTTGGGCGTTCCAACCTCTCCTGGTGTGCCAGCTGATTTTGCCAAATATACGCTCACTCTTGAATACAATAACTTAGAGCAAGTTCGTGAAACGTTAAGCGAAGTGGGCGATAAGGTCGCTTGTATTATTGTTGAGCCTGTTGTTGGAAATATGAACTGTATTCCACCAGTTGATGGTTTTTTACAAGGATTGCGCGAGGTTTGTGATGAGCATGGCGTAATCCTAATTTTTGATGAAGTAATGACAGGATTTCGTGTGGCATTAGGTGGTGCACAAGAGCTCTACAACGTTACTCCTGATTTAACTACTTTAGGCAAAGTCATTGGTGGTGGATTACCAGTGGGCGCATTTGGCGGTAAATATGAAATTATGTCATCGATTGCACCATTAGGTCCTGTTTATCAAGCGGGAACCTTGTCTGGCAACCCAATGTCGATGTCAGCAGGTTTGGCTATGCTTAATGTCTTGTCAGCGGATAAGAATTTTTACCAAAAGCTTGATGCTAAAGTTCAAATGCTAACTGACGGCATTTTGGCTAAGGCTAAAGAGCATAATATTGGCATGATAGCCAATTCTGCTGGCGGCATGTTTGGATTATTTTTTACAGACTCAACATCAGTCACCAACTTTAATGAAGTTTCAGAATGTGATGTTGAAAAATTTAAAAAGTTTTATCATTTGATGCTTGAAGAAGGTATTTATATGGCACCTTCTGCTTATGAAGCAGGCTTTATTTCTAGTAGCCATTCTGAGCAAGATATTCAAGATACCATCGATGCAGCTGGACGTGCATTTGCTCAGCTTTAA
- a CDS encoding TIGR00730 family Rossman fold protein gives MNIEVVESELKKAAITLDRFNNNITIFGSARVDNDSDLAKTAYQLGRRLSDQGFNVLTGAGPGIMRAANQGAFEGKSSSIGLNIKLPKEQIANPFLDQCLMFEHLFTRKVALIKYADACVFFPGGFGTVDELMEALALVQTKKAKSIKIFLLGEAFWKPLISFFKTLEQFQYIGQSDLELFCIVDSIDNIIEQMKEQ, from the coding sequence ATGAATATTGAAGTTGTTGAATCAGAGCTAAAAAAAGCTGCAATAACGCTAGATCGGTTTAACAACAACATTACTATTTTTGGCTCAGCTCGAGTTGATAATGACAGTGATCTGGCAAAAACTGCCTACCAATTAGGTAGACGTTTATCTGATCAAGGGTTTAATGTACTAACGGGTGCAGGTCCTGGCATTATGAGAGCCGCTAACCAGGGTGCTTTTGAAGGCAAGTCTAGTAGTATTGGTCTAAATATTAAACTACCTAAAGAGCAAATCGCAAATCCATTTTTGGATCAATGCTTAATGTTTGAGCATCTTTTTACTCGTAAAGTGGCATTAATTAAATATGCAGATGCTTGTGTATTTTTTCCCGGTGGCTTTGGTACCGTTGATGAGCTTATGGAGGCTCTTGCTTTGGTGCAAACTAAAAAAGCTAAGTCAATTAAAATATTCTTACTGGGAGAAGCTTTTTGGAAGCCTTTAATTAGTTTTTTTAAAACCCTTGAGCAGTTTCAATATATTGGACAATCTGATTTAGAATTATTTTGTATTGTTGATAGTATCGACAATATCATAGAACAAATGAAGGAGCAATAA
- a CDS encoding HAD-IB family hydrolase, with amino-acid sequence MALAIFDLDKTLINGDSDFLWGDFMSEIGVVDAHTYQAKNQYFYDQYALGQLDINEYLEFCLEPLSKHDMKTLNNWHKQFMQEKVEAIFLPKAQAVVNEHKAKGDTLLVITATNSFVTAPIVERYGINNLLATNPEIKNNQYTGKVVGVPCFQQGKITHLKQWLELTGESMKGASFYSDSHNDLPMLELVDNPVVVHADQKLLAIALDRGWPSLDWT; translated from the coding sequence ATGGCATTAGCTATTTTTGATTTAGATAAGACCCTTATTAATGGCGACAGTGATTTTCTCTGGGGCGATTTTATGAGTGAAATAGGTGTGGTGGATGCACATACGTATCAGGCAAAAAATCAATATTTTTATGATCAATATGCACTCGGTCAGCTTGATATCAATGAATACTTAGAGTTTTGTTTAGAGCCACTGTCTAAACATGACATGAAAACACTCAATAATTGGCATAAGCAATTTATGCAGGAAAAAGTTGAAGCCATTTTTCTCCCTAAAGCTCAAGCCGTAGTTAATGAACACAAGGCTAAAGGAGATACTTTATTAGTAATTACTGCTACCAATAGTTTTGTGACTGCACCGATTGTAGAGCGTTATGGTATTAACAACCTATTAGCAACTAACCCCGAAATTAAAAACAATCAATACACAGGTAAGGTCGTTGGTGTGCCTTGTTTTCAACAGGGAAAAATTACCCATTTAAAACAGTGGCTAGAATTAACTGGAGAAAGTATGAAGGGCGCTAGTTTTTATTCAGATTCTCATAATGATCTACCTATGCTTGAGTTGGTGGATAATCCTGTGGTTGTGCATGCTGATCAAAAATTACTAGCAATTGCATTAGACCGAGGTTGGCCAAGTTTGGATTGGACTTAA
- a CDS encoding DsrE/DsrF/DrsH-like family protein → MSDNNKMTIIATKGTFDWAFPPFIIASTGVAMDKEVTIFFTFYGLNLLLKDTSKLRVSPIGNPSMPMKMPFGPKWLQKIDFGPKIPNVLWNIPGAESLVTWLMKKTMAKHGVAKIEELRAMCQEFDVKFIACEMTVELFGYSKDDFIDGVEFAGAATYFDEAADGDHHLYM, encoded by the coding sequence ATGTCAGATAACAATAAAATGACTATCATCGCTACTAAAGGTACTTTTGACTGGGCATTCCCGCCTTTCATCATCGCCTCTACTGGTGTTGCAATGGATAAAGAGGTAACAATCTTCTTTACTTTCTATGGTTTAAATCTTTTATTAAAAGACACATCTAAGCTTAGAGTTTCTCCAATTGGAAACCCAAGTATGCCAATGAAGATGCCTTTTGGCCCTAAATGGTTACAAAAAATTGATTTTGGTCCTAAAATTCCAAATGTTCTATGGAATATTCCTGGCGCTGAGTCTTTAGTCACATGGTTAATGAAAAAAACCATGGCTAAACATGGTGTTGCTAAAATCGAAGAGCTTCGTGCAATGTGTCAAGAGTTTGACGTTAAGTTTATTGCTTGTGAAATGACTGTTGAGTTGTTTGGCTATAGCAAAGACGACTTCATTGATGGTGTTGAGTTTGCAGGTGCTGCAACTTACTTTGATGAAGCAGCTGATGGTGATCATCACTTGTACATGTAG
- a CDS encoding sulfurtransferase TusA family protein, with protein sequence MADETLDASGLNCPLPILKTKKALSKMDLGKILDVISTDAGSVKDIEAFCNQTGNKLISTTEDAGKYIFTIERA encoded by the coding sequence ATGGCTGACGAAACTTTAGATGCATCAGGCTTAAACTGCCCATTACCAATTTTAAAAACTAAGAAAGCTTTATCAAAAATGGATCTTGGTAAGATCTTAGATGTAATCTCTACAGACGCAGGTTCAGTAAAAGATATCGAGGCTTTTTGTAATCAGACTGGTAACAAGCTTATCTCTACAACTGAAGATGCTGGTAAGTACATCTTCACGATTGAAAGAGCTTAA
- a CDS encoding M48 family metalloprotease, with product MIKIIAMCSFLVTNAYALNLPQTNLPESLQEQKQGNEFLQIIWNTDRVVGDVETQVYLKKIGHELSTFSEDPSKHFDFLMLDDNSINAFAGPYGYIGVHTGMLLSSESEAELAGVLSHEMSHVTQNHLSRFSEKTDKQTYIMVAGMIAAALVDNTNASQAIAASTVAGTAQQNINFTREHEWEADRIGTNMLSKTGFDPSGMAHFFEKLKDDPNAQEFLRSHPLSINRISDAMQRSSRLTGDYREDSFEYQTIKAKLYYHQNKRIKLNKDLSVTLYMQAYEALEAQKYILAKSYIDQLLEKNQNEPSYILAGRVYSKLGQLEIAQQHFSKVLQTESGVYYAAQAYLENRQTQKGIQLLRRYLKQNSGTYQSHKLLSSLYVDTGSLDRAHIHNAKALVTQGKLDQAIDRYERAKSTTRSQDLFDVINVEIERLEKRIDLYKELL from the coding sequence ATGATAAAGATTATTGCCATGTGTTCGTTTCTAGTTACTAATGCTTATGCATTAAATCTACCTCAGACGAATCTACCTGAATCACTCCAAGAGCAAAAGCAAGGCAATGAATTCTTGCAAATTATCTGGAATACCGACAGAGTGGTTGGCGATGTGGAGACTCAGGTCTATTTAAAAAAAATTGGCCATGAGTTAAGCACTTTTAGTGAAGACCCCTCTAAGCATTTTGATTTTTTAATGCTGGATGATAATAGTATTAATGCTTTTGCTGGCCCTTATGGCTATATTGGCGTTCATACAGGCATGTTACTTAGCTCGGAATCAGAGGCAGAATTGGCAGGTGTTCTATCCCATGAAATGTCGCATGTTACTCAAAACCATTTGAGTCGTTTTAGTGAAAAAACTGACAAACAAACTTATATCATGGTGGCTGGAATGATCGCTGCTGCATTGGTTGATAATACTAATGCATCTCAAGCTATTGCGGCTTCAACCGTTGCTGGAACGGCGCAACAAAATATTAACTTTACGCGTGAACACGAATGGGAAGCCGATAGAATTGGCACCAATATGCTAAGTAAAACTGGCTTTGATCCAAGTGGTATGGCGCATTTTTTTGAAAAATTAAAAGATGACCCTAATGCACAAGAATTTTTAAGATCTCATCCCTTAAGTATCAATCGAATCTCTGATGCCATGCAACGTTCTAGTCGACTAACGGGCGATTATCGAGAGGATTCATTTGAGTATCAAACCATTAAAGCTAAGTTATATTACCATCAGAATAAGCGCATTAAGCTTAATAAAGACTTAAGTGTAACTTTGTATATGCAAGCATACGAAGCATTAGAGGCGCAAAAATATATCCTCGCTAAGAGCTATATTGATCAACTTTTAGAAAAAAACCAAAATGAGCCAAGCTATATTTTAGCAGGCAGAGTTTATTCTAAATTGGGCCAGTTAGAAATAGCACAACAACATTTCTCAAAAGTTTTACAAACAGAGTCAGGTGTTTATTATGCAGCTCAAGCTTATTTAGAAAATCGTCAAACTCAAAAAGGCATTCAACTTTTAAGACGCTATTTAAAGCAAAACTCAGGCACTTATCAGTCGCATAAGTTACTATCTTCTTTATATGTCGATACGGGAAGCTTAGACCGTGCGCATATTCATAATGCTAAGGCATTAGTAACTCAAGGTAAGCTTGATCAAGCGATAGATCGCTACGAGAGAGCAAAGTCGACCACTCGCTCTCAAGATCTATTTGATGTGATTAATGTTGAAATAGAGCGCTTAGAAAAGCGAATAGATCTTTATAAAGAATTACTTTAA